A window of Mus pahari chromosome 7, PAHARI_EIJ_v1.1, whole genome shotgun sequence contains these coding sequences:
- the Ppm1g gene encoding protein phosphatase 1G, with protein MGAYLSQPNTVKCSGDGVGAPRLPLPYGFSAMQGWRVSMEDAHNCIPELDNETAMFSVYDGHGGEEVALYCAKYLPDIIKDQKAYKEGKLQKALQDAFLAIDAKLTTEEVIKELAQIAGRPTEDEEDKDKVADEDDVDNEEAALLHEEATMTIEELLTRYGQNCQKVPPHTKSGTGTGDEPGPQGLNGEAGPEDPSRGTPSQENGPTAKGHTGFSSNSEHGTEAGQIGEPGTAPGEAGPSCSSAPDKLPRVAKSKFFEDSEDESDEVEEEDDSEECSEDEDGYSSEEAENEEDEDDTEEAEEDDDEEMMVPGMEGKEEPGSDSGTTAVVALIRGKQLIVANAGDSRCVVSEAGKALDMSYDHKPEDEVELARIKNAGGKVTMDGRVNGGLNLSRAIGDHFYKRNKNLPPQEQMISALPDIKVLTLTDDHEFMVIACDGIWNVMSSQEVVDFIQSKISQRDENGELRLLSSIVEELLDQCLAPDTSGDGTGCDNMTCIIICFKPRNTVELQPESGKRKLEEALPTEGAEENNSDKKKAKRD; from the exons GATGCTCACAACTGTATTCCCGAGCTGGACAATGAGACAGCCATGTTTTCTGTCTACGATGGACATGGAG GGGAAGAGGTTGCCTTGTACTGTGCCAAATATCTTCCTGATATTATCAAAGATCAGAAGGCCTACAAGGAAGGCAAGCTTCAGAAG GCTTTACAAGATGCCTTCTTGGCTATTGATGCCAAGCTGACCACAGAGGAAGTCATTAAGGAACTGGCCCAGATTGCAGGGAGACCCACTGAAGATGAGGAGGATAAAGACAAAGTAGCAGATGAGGATGATG TGGACAATGAGGAGGCTGCACTTTTGCATGAAGAAGCTACCATGACTATTGAAGAGCTGCTGACACGATATGGGCAGAACTGTCAGAAGGTCCCTCCCCACACCAAATCTGGAACTGGGACAGGCGATGAACCAGGGCCCCAGGGCCTCAATGGGGAGGCTGGACCTGAGGACCCATCTAGGGGAACTCCTTCCCAGGAAAATGGCCCCACAGCCAAAGGCCACACGGGCTTTTCCTCCAACTCAGAACATGGGACTGAGGCGGGCCAAATTGGTGAGCCTGGTACTGCTCCTGGTGAGGCTGGGCCTTCCTGCTCTTCGGCCCCTGACAAGCTGCCTCGAGTCGCTAAGTCCAAGTTCTTTGAGGACAGTGAAGATGAGTCAGatgaggtggaggaagaggacgaCAGTGAG GAATGTAGTGAGGACGAGGACGGCTACAGCAGTGAGGAGGCAGAGAACGAGGAAGACGAGGATGACACAGAGGAAGCTgaagaggatgatgatgaagagATGATGGTCCCTGGAATGGAAGGCAAAGAagag CCTGGCTCTGACAGTGGCACAACAGCGGTGGTGGCTCTGATCAGAGGGAAGCAGTTGATTGTGGCCAATGCAGGAGACTCTCGCTGTGTGGTGTCCGAGGCTGGCAAAGCTTTAGATATGTCCTATGACCACAAACCAGAGGATGAAGTGGAGCTGGCGCGCATCAAGAATGCTGGTGGCAAGGTCACCATGGATGGACGAGTCAATGGAGGCCTCAACCTCTCCAGGGCCATTG GGGACCACTtctacaagagaaacaaaaacctGCCACCCCAGGAGCAGATGATTTCTGCCCTTCCTGACATCAAGGTGCTGACTCTCACTGATGACCATGAATTCATGGTCATTGCTTGTGACGGCATCTG GAATGTGATGAGCAGCCAGGAGGTTGTAGACTTTATTCAATCAAAGATCAGTCAACGTGATGAAAATGGGGAGCTTCGGTTATTGTCGTCCATTGTGGAAGAA CTGCTGGATCAGTGCCTGGCGCCAGACACTTCTGGGGATGGTACAGGCTGTGACAACATGACGTGCATCATCATTTGCTTCAAGCCCCGAAACACAGTAGAGCTTCAACCAGAGAGTGGCAAGAGGAAACTGGAGGAGGCACTGCCCACGGAGGGGgctgaagagaacaacagtgaCAAAAAGAAGGCCAAGCGGGACTAG
- the Znf513 gene encoding zinc finger protein 513, producing the protein MPRRKQSHPQPVKCEGVKVDTEDSFDEGPGALVLESDLLLGQDLEFEEEEEEDEGDGHNDQLMGFERDSEGDSQGARPGLPYGLSDDESGGGRALSAESEVEEPARGPGEARGERPGPACQLCGGPTGEGPCCGAGGPGGGPPLPPRLLYSCRLCAFVSHYSSHLKRHMQTHSGEKPFRCGRCPYASAQLVNLTRHTRTHTGEKPYRCPHCPFACSSLGNLRRHQRTHTGPPTPPCPTCGFRCCAPRPTRPPSPTEQEGTMPRRSEDALILPDLSLHVPPGGASFLPDCGQLRSEGESLCGTGSEPLPELLFPWTCRGCGQELEEGEGSRLGAAMCGRCMRGEAGGGASGGPQGPGDKGFACSLCPFATHYPNHLARHMKTHSGEKPFRCARCPYASAHLDNLKRHQRVHTGEKPYKCPLCPYACGNLANLKRHGRIHSGDKPFRCSLCNYSCNQSMNLKRHMLRHTGEKPFRCATCAYTTGHWDNYKRHQKVHGHGGAGGPGLSAPEGWAPPHSPPSVLSTRGPAALGATGSRALHSDSP; encoded by the exons ATGCCCCGAAGGAAGCAAAGCCATCCACAGCCCGTGAAATGCGAGGGGGTCaaag TGGATACTGAAGATTCCTTCGACGAAGGTCCTGGGGCCCTGGTGTTGGAGAGCGATTTGCTACTAGGCCAAGATCTGGAgtttgaagaggaagaggaagaggatgaaggtgACGGCCACAACGACCAGCTCATGGGCTTTGAGAGAGACTCCGAAG GAGACTCTCAGGGGGCCAGACCTGGACTTCCCTATGGGCTGAGTGATGACGAGTCTGGGGGCGGCCGTGCACTAAGTGCAGAGAGTGAAGTTGAGGAGCCAGCCAGGGGTCCAGGGGAGGCCAGGGGTGAGAGGCCAGGCCCAGCCTGTCAGCTGTGTGGGGGGCCGACAGGTGAGGGGCCGTGTTGTGGGGCAGGAGGGCCGGGTGGGGGGCCCCCGCTGCCCCCACGGCTGCTGTACTCATGCCGGCTCTGCGCCTTCGTGTCCCACTACTCGAGCCACCTGAAGcggcacatgcagacacacagcgGGGAGAAGCCGTTCCGCTGTGGCCGCTGCCCCTACGCCTCAGCCCAGCTCGTCAACCTGACGCGACATACCCGCACCCATACTGGCGAGAAGCCCTACCGCTGTCCCCACTGCCCCTTTGCCTGCAGCAGCCTGGGCAACCTGAGGCGGCATCAGCGCACCCACACAGGGCCTCCCACTCCTCCCTGCCCAACCTGTGGCTTTCGATGCTGTGCTCCACGACCAACCCGGCCTCCCAGTCCCACAGAGCAGGAGGGGACAATGCCCCGACGATCAGAAG ATGCGCTGATCCTGCCAGACTTGAGTCTCCATGTGCCACCAGGTGGTGCCAGTTTCCTGCCAGACTGTGGGCAGCTGCGGAGTGAAGGGGAGAGCTTGTGTGGAACTGGATCCGAACCACTGCCAGAGCTACTGTTCCCTTGGACCTGCCGGGGCTGTGGACAGGAACTGGAGGAGGGTGAGGGCAGCaggttgggagctgccatgtgtggGCGCTGCATGCgaggagaggctggagggggTGCCAGTGGGGGACCCCAGGGCCCTGGTGACAAAGGCTTTGCCTGTAGTTTATGCCCCTTTGCCACTCACTACCCCAACCACCTGGCTCGGCACATGAAGACTCACAGTGGTGAGAAACCCTTCCGCTGTGCCCGCTGTCCATATGCCTCTGCCCATCTGGATAACCTGAAACGGCACCAGCGCGTCCACACAGGAGAAAAGCCCTACAAGTGCCCCCTCTGTCCGTATGCCTGTGGCAACCTGGCCAACCTCAAGCGTCACGGTCGCATCCACTCTGGTGACAAACCTTTTCGGTGTAGCCTTTGCAACTACAGCTGCAACCAGAGCATGAACCTCAAACGTCACATGCTGCGACACACGGGCGAGAAGCCCTTCCGATGTGCCACCTGCGCCTATACCACAGGCCACTGGGACAACTACAAGCGTCATCAGAAGGTGCATGGCCATGGTGGAGCAGGAGGGCCTGGTCTCTCTGCCCCTGAGGGCTGGGCCCCACCTCATAGCCCACCCTCTGTTTTGAGCACTCGGGGTCCAGCAGCCCTGGGTGCTACTGGTAGCAGGGCTCTTCATTCAGACTCACCTTGA